AAAAACGTTAAATTTTAAATTGTTTTTTAGTTAAATATTATTTATTTAAGTTTTTGCAATAAAATACAAAAATATACCCAAAAATAGGAATTTGTGTAAAAAGCAAAGATATCGTAACTTCGCCAAATTGTGGCAGCAATAGCCACCTAAACGAATATATTACATAACTTAAAGTTTCAATGAAAATTGTAAAATCTTACGAAAATCTTTTTCTCTGAGCCTACAATTTTTCATTAATAAAAAATATTAAAATGCGTGTATTAACTGGTTTACAAAGTACAGGAACGCCCCATTTAGGAAACATTTTGGGCGCAATTTTACCCGCCATCGAAATGGCAAAAGACGAGAAAAACGAAAGTTTTCTATTTATTGCAGATTTGCACTCTTTAACCCAAATTAAAGATGCCGAAGTTTTAAAAGAAAACACTTACCAAACGGCTGCCGCTTGGCTTGCATTGGGGTTAGATACTTCTAAGTCTGTATTTTATCGTCAATCAGATGTTCCACAATGTACCGAGCTTACATGGTATTTGCTAAACTTTTTCTCATACCAGAGACTGACTTTGGCGCACTCTTTTAAAGACAAAGCTGGGCGTCTAGACGATGTAAATGGCGGACTTTTCACCTATCCTATTTTAATGGCGGCAGACATTTTATTATACGACGCCAATGTAGTACCTGTGGGAAAAGACCAAATGCAACACCTTGAAATCACGCGTGATGTGGCTTCTCGTTTCAACCATTTAATGGGCGAAACTTTTGTGATACCAGAAGGAAAAACTAACGAAACCACAATGTATATCCCTGGTCTTGATGGCGAAAAAATGAGCAAATCTCGCGGTAACTACATTAATGTTTTCTTACCAGCAAAACAACTGAGAAAACAAATTATGAGCATTCAGACAGATAGCACACCGCTTGAGGAGCCAAAAGATTATGAATCTTGCAATGTTTTCAATCTTTATAAAACGATGGCAAGCGAAAGCCAAATCGCTGAAATGAAAGAAAATTACACCAGAGGTGGCTATGGCTACGGACACGCTAAACAAGCTCTTTTTGAACTGATTACTGAAAAATTTGGAGAGGCTCGTGAGAAATTCGACGCACTTTTAGCCAATCGTTCAGAAATTGATGAAGCACTAGCGCAAGGTGCGGAAAAAGCTAGCGTGATTGCCGACGAAACGCTGAAAAGAGTACGCGAAAAATTAGGTTACATCAATAAGTAATGTCAACCTTTTGCCCCTATCATAAAAAATATTTATGATTATATCATCAGATTATTTGTTGCAAATTAGAATAGTTTTAAATTAATCTGTAATTTTGTAAAAATAATTGACAAAAATCATGATTAAAGTTTCTCAACAAGCTAAAACCAAATTGGAGCAATTGCTCGCCGAGGAAGGAAAATCCTTTGAAAACGCTTATGTTCGCGTAGGTGTCATCAGCGGGGGATGTTCTGGCTTGTCATACAATTTAAGCTTTGATACAGAAAAAACTGAAAACGACAAATTATTTGAAGATAATGGCGCAAGAATTTTAGTCGATAAAAAATCTTTCCTCTATCTTGTGGGCACTACGCTCGAGTATTCGGGAGGGCTTAACGGGAAAGGTTTTGTCTTTAATAATCCTAATGCCAATAGAACTTGCGGTTGTGGTGAAAGTTTTTCATTATAACTTAAAAACCACATTTTCACTTATTTAACACAAAGAAAAACTATGTCAAAATATACAGAAGACGATTTAAGAGTAGAACTAGAATCTGGTAAAGAATACGAATTCGGCTGGACAACCGATGTGGAGTACGAAGAGTTTCCCAAAGGGCTAAACGAAGACATCATTCGTGAAATTTCTAAAAGAAAAAACGAACCTGAATGGATGACTGAATGGCGTCTTGAAGCTTATAGAATTTGGCTTACTATGGAAGAGCCTGAATGGGCTAATGTAAATTATGAAAAACCAGATTTCCAAGCAATTCAATATTATGCTGCGCCAAAAAAGCAAAAACAACTCAACTCGCTAGACGAGGTAGATCCTGAGCTTTTAAAAACCTTTGAAAAATTAGGGATTTCGCTTGAGGAGCAAAAAAGATTGAGTGGTGTGGCTGTAGATGCCGTAATTGATTCTGTTTCGGTGAAAACTACTTTTAGAGAAACTTTGGCAGAAAAAGGCATTATCTTTATGTCTATCAGCGAAGCAATCAAGGAACACCCAGATTTAGTAAAGAAATATTTGGGTAAAGTCGTTCCGCGTGGCGATAATTTCTATGCCGCTTTGAACTCTGCTGTTTTCTCAGACGGATCGTTCTGTTATATTCCAAAAGGTGTGAGATGCCCAATGGAACTTTCAACCTATTTCCGTATCAACCAAGCAGGAACTGGGCAGTTTGAGCGTACGCTTGTAGTGGCAGATGAGGGCTCTTATGTTTCTTATCTAGAAGGCTGTACAGCACCACAGCGCGACGAAAACCAATTGCACGCAGCCGTTGTAGAGCTTATTGCTATGGACGATGCCGAGATTAAATATTCTACCGTTCAAAACTGGTTCCCTGGGAACGAAAACGGAAAAGGTGGAGTTTATAACTTTGTAACTAAGAGAGCTTTGGCTGAGAAAAACGCAAAAGTTTCTTGGACTCAGGTAGAGACAGGTTCGGCTGTTACTTGGAAATACCCAAGTTGTATTTTAAAAGGCGACAACTCAATTGGGGAATTCTACTCAATTGCGGTTACCAACAATTACCAACAAGCCGATACGGGAACTAAGATGATTCACCTTGGGAAAAATACCAAATCAACGATTATTTCTAAAGGTATTTCTGCAGGTAGATCTCAAAACAGCTACCGTGGTCTTGTGAAAGTAGCTAAAAATGCGAGCAATGCGAGAAACTTCTCTCAGTGTGATTCATTACTAATGGGTAATAAATGTGGTGCACATACTTTCCCTTACATCGATATTAAAAACAGTACGGCTAAACTTGAGCACGAAGCGACTACTTCAAAAATTGGTGAAGACCAAATTTTCTACTGCAACCAGCGTGGAATCGATGAAGAAAAAGCAATTGCACTCATTGTTAATGGATTTAGCAAAGAAGTATTAAAAAAACTTCCTATGGAATTTGCCGTAGAAGCCCAAAAACTGCTCGAAATCAGTTTGGAAGGTAGTGTTGGATAATACCAAAAAAATCAAATTATACATTTTATAAAGTCGTTTTCATTTCAAAAACGGCTTTATTTTTTATCTTTACCAAAATTTAAAATCATGAATATCGATACTATAATATTTGATTTCGGTGGTGTTTTAGTAGACTGGAATCCTCGTTATGTTTTCAAAAAATACTTTGACAACGAAGAAGAAATGGAATGGTTTCTTGCCAATGTTTGCACCAATGAATGGAACATGGAACAAGATCGCGGAAGAAGTTTTGCCGAAGCTACCAAAATCCTTCAAAATCAATTTCCTGAACATAGCGAAATGATCGCTAAATTCTATGGAGAATGGGAAGATATGTTGAAATCTGACATTCCTGGAACGGTAGAAATTTTGAAAGAATTACACCAAAAATATCCTTTATACGGACTCACCAATTGGTCTGCCGAATCGATTGACATAGCCTACAACCGATATGATTTCTTCTCGCTCTTTAAAGGAATTGTAGTTTCGGGCGAAGAAAAACTCATCAAACCTGAACCTGAAATTTATCAAGTTTTGCTTAATCGCTATGACTTAACACCCGAAAAATGTTTGTTTATTGACGATAATTTGGACAATGTAAAAGCTGCACAAGCACAAGGCATAAACGCCATTCAATTTACAACGCCAGAAAAACTGAGAAAAGATTTAGAAGATTTAAACTTATTATAAAAAATGGGATTATTTAATATTTTTAGTTCAAAGAATAAAAGCATCAAAGCCCTCGAAATTAACGAAGCCAATTTTAATCAAGAAATTGCCGAAAGCAATTTGCCCGTTGTGCTTGACTTTTACGCCAGCTGGTGCCAACCATGCCAAGTGATGAGCTCGCTGATTACTCGTTTGGTGAAAGAAAATCAAGATTTAGCCCAAAAAGTAAAAGTAGGAAAGGTTGATATCGAAGCCAATCCACGCTTGGCCGAAATGTTTAAAATTCGTAGCACGCCAAGTCTTTTATTCATTCATAAACAAAGCGTTTTAGAACGCTCTTCGGGACTTCTCCCCTACAACGAATTGCTTCAAAAAATACAAGATTTTGCCGAAGACTTTGAAACCGAAGATTAAAAAATTTAGAAATATAAAAAGCGCGAGATACTTTGTATCTCGCGCTTTTTAGTTTAGAGCAAAAATCCATTTTTAGGCATTTTTCTCTTTTCTTTTTTTATAAAAATAGAAACCGCTACCCAGAATCAATAAGGCAAAAATCACATTGCTTGCCAAAGTGATTGTAGAACCTAATTGAATGGATTTTGGTTCAAATTTGAAAACAATTTCGTGCTTGCCTTTAGGGATTTCAAGCCCGCGAAGGAAATAGTTGGTCTGCACGATGGGTGCTTCTTTTCCGTCGATGCTGGCTTGCCAACCTTTGTCATAAAACACTTCAGAAAATACCGCAAAACCATCATTGGCATTCTCGCTAGTATAATGGATTTCAAATGGTAAATACTTTGTCAATTCAATATTAGCATTGGCAGAAGAATAATTTTTATTCGCTGAAAAATTATTAACTACCGCTTGATTTTTGATGTCGATTTGTCCAATTTTCACAATAGACTCGTTGTCGTCTTTAGCCTCTAAAACTTGTTGCACAAACCACGCATTTCCTGCAGGATTTGGATTTTTCATCACCTGCGGTTCTTGCGGATTGCCCACAATCACATAGCGTGTATTGAGCATATTTAAGATGTTTTCGAGCGAACGATTGCTTAAGCCCAATTGTTTTTTCTGGATAGAATCACTTGTAAAATAGACATCTATGATATTTTGATAATTCTGCAATTTAGCTCCATGGTATCCCCCAATCGCATTGACGAAATAAGATGTAGAAGCATCATTAAATGTATTGACTGCTCGATTAAACACACGATAATGCCCTTTGTCGTTTTCTTTGATTTGGTTTAAAACACTATTCATTGGGATTTTGTATGCAATCTGCATCACCATCGGATTGCCTTGCGCCGCCTGCATCATGCGATCGGTCATTTGTGTAGGAAACGGATTTTTCACCCATTGTGCAGGGATAAAGTTTTCGTCGTTTAAGTATCGTTTATCCACACCCCAAACATCAATTAAACTTAAAATGGCAATACCCGCAATCACGATTTCTTTGTGTTTTAAAACCTTGAATTGATACAATAAAAACAAACCTAAAGTGAGCACCACAAAAATAATTGTACGCAAAGTATCTGCTTTAAACATCGCAATTCTATCCGCTTTAATGCCTTTTGCCATGGCCTGTGGCAATTGCGCATCTATCTCAGATGTAAACGAGAACATACTACCGCCCGCCACATACAAAATCACTAAAAATGCCACAACGCCACCGCCTGCATAATACAAGATTTTTTTCTTTGTTTCTTCGCTTAAAGTTTTATCTTTAAAATAACGATATACTGCCAATGCACCTAACAATGGCATGGTAAATTCCGCCATGACAAGTATTGAAGAAACAGCTCTAAATTTATCATAGAACGGCACAAAATTTATAAAGAAATCAGTGATAGGCATAAAGTTTTTGCCCCAAGCAAGGATAAAACTCAACAGCGTAGCACTTAAAAGCCACCATTTGTATCTTCCTTTAACCAAGAATAAGCCCAAAATAAACAAAAATACAACCACCGCACCTTGATAAGCTGGACCACTTGTAAATGGCTGATCGCCCCAATAAGTTGGGATAGCACTAATGTTTTGACTCATAGAAGCTAAAGCTTGCGGGTAAATTTCTTCGTATTTGGCTTGAGGATTTTGCGCTGCATATTGTGCCGCCACTTCGCCCGCCGCTTGCTGAACAGATTCTTGCAAATTCTTTTTATAAGTTTCTGGCTCGGTAGAACCTCCACCCATAAAATTAGGGATAAAAAGGTTTAAGGTTTCTAGTTTCCCGTAGCTCCAAGCCGTGATGTAATCTTTGTTTAAGCCAGCATGATTGCTATGCTCATTTTGCAACAAAGTTACATTGTTTTTGCCACGGGTGCTTAATTTTCCGTACTCATAAGTGGCTAAATAATTGGTGCTATTTAAGCCTAATGCTAAAAACAATGCCACAACGCTTAGCCCTAGCGAAATTCCAAATGCTTTGATTTGTTTTTGTTTAAAGGCTTCTACCCCTTCAAAAATGACAAATAATCCCATGACAAAACCGAAATAATAAGTCATTTGTGGGTGATTGGCATTTAGCTCCAACGCCATAAAAAGTGTTGTGAGCAAAAGCCCTAAAATATATTTTCGCTTAAATAAAAGAATAATTCCAGCGGCTAATGGCGCAAAATAAGCAATGGCGTGCGCCTTGGAATTGTGCCCTGCCTCGATAATGATGACGAAATAAGTGCCTAAGCCAAAGAGAAATGCACCCATTAGTGCATATTTCCAATTTTTAAACAATACCAAACCGAGTATAAAAAATCCCGCCAAAAGCAAAAACATGTAATCGGCAGGACGCGGCAAAAAGCGTAAAACTTGGTCTATTTTCTTAATCACATTGTATTGGTAGCTCGCCCCCGTTTGATAAGTGGGCATACCGCTAAACATGGCATCGCTCCAGTACACATTTTCGCCCGTAGCTTTTTGATACTGGTGCATGCTCTCGGCACTACCTTTGTAGTTTACGATATCGGGTTGCAACAAAGCTTGATTCCCGCTGATAACGGGCATGTTGTATGCCAAAGCCACAAGGGCAATCAGCACGATAGAAATTAACCCAAAAATTATATTTTTATTTAGTTTCATCCTCTTCAATTTCTTCGTAATCTACCGTTTCGGCATCTACATTATACTTTGATTTTTCTACTTCTTTTGTTTTAAAGATACGCACATCTCGGTCTTCGTTTCGTCTGCGAGACGAGGATTTTTTGATGGTTTTTCGGTAGTAATCGTACATAAAATATAGAATTACTCCAAGCAATACTAATTTCAAAATAGGTGTCATTTAATTTTAAGTGTAAAATAGCTAAAAAACGAATTTAATAAAAAAAGGAACAAACTCAAACACTTTATGAGCGTTTAAGCCAGTTCCTTTTGCTTTCAATCTCAAATAATTATTTATTATTGATTTCTGTATGAGTGTTTGTGGTAGACGAGAAATTCATTTTTTGTCCTTGATATTCCTGAGTTTCTCTCACTACTTCTTTTCTCTTGATGTCTGCAGAAGAAATCCAGCCCGATTTTTGGTCTAATTTAGCCAAACCGTCTACACTTCCCTCTAGACTTCTGTACAACTTCACTCCTTGCGGATTTGATTGCGAATCGCTTCCTTTGCTACTTCCATCGATTTTGATGTCTACTACACCATTATCGATAGATGTTAAAGTATAATTCATAGTAGATTTAGCCTTATCTGTTCCTTCAGATTTGCTCCATTTTTCGCCTAGTTTCACGGCTTTTTTGGGGTAGAAAGAAGTCGATTCATCAAAAATTGTTTGGATTGCTGTGATGTTTAATGTTTGGCTCAACACTTGGTCTAGCCCATCTTGTTCTTCTTTGCTTAAATCTTTTTTAAGTTCTTCTTTCACTGCATTTCTCACAGGCAATAGATTGGTTACATCAATCACTTTGCCATTGCGAGTAATTTCCATTTTAAAGACTTTTCCTACGATAGCTTTATTGAATTCCCATTGTCTTGCAGCGCCTTTGTCGGTTGGTTTTTCTGCATCGGTATCAAACCCAATAGTCTTTTTATCGTTTTTATTTTCTTCTTTGAAACGAGTAAATTTCACATCCAGCACATAAGTACTATCTTTTACTTGCGCCACGGTGTAATCAAGTGCAGTAGTAGAAGTCTGTTTCACCGTTTGGCTTTGCTTCCCGTTCGACTGAGTCATGGTAGCATTATTGGTAAGGCTAAACGGATAAGTTTTTCCTTCTTCTAAATTAAAGGCAAAAACATACTCATCTTGTGCATTTTTGGTGAATGCTTCTGCTGGAACTTCTTTTTTTACTTCGGTTTTTGTCGTTTCGTTGGTTGTGGTGGTTGTATTTTCTTTTTTACAAGAAAAAGCCAAAGTCACAATCGAAAGCGCTATTATTGATTTTTTCATACTTTTAATTTCAATATTTAATGTATTGCAAATATACAATTTAGTTTTTAACATTTAGAACGACAAGAAATTATTTTAAAATTTCGCGTCCTATCACTAGTTTTTGGATTTCTGTGGTCCCCTCTCCTATGGTACACAATTTTGAATCTCTAAAGAATTTTTCCACAGGGAAATCTTTGGAATAACCATATCCGCCGAAAATTTGCACCGCATCGGTAGCGATTTCCACACAAGATTCTGAAGCATACCATTTAGCCATGGCACCTTCTTTGGTCATTTTTAGATTTTTCTGCTTCATTTCGCAAGCTTTCAAAATCATTAATTCAGAAGCGTGAATTTTAGTTGCCATTTCTGCCAATCTAAAATTAATAGCTTGGAAATTAGCAATTGGCTGACCGAATTGTTTTCTTTCCTTAGCATATTGCAACGCTGCTTTATAAGCCCCTTTTGCAATACCCAAAGCCAAGGCTGCAATCGAGATTCTCCCGCCATCTAAAATGGCTAAAGCCTGTCTGAACCCGTCGCCCACATTGCCCAAACGATGCGAATCTGGCACGCGTACATTATCAAAAATCAATTCGGCTGTTTCCGAAGCACGCATACCTAATTTATTCTCTTTTTTACCAGAAGTAAAGCCTGGCATTCCTTTTTCTAGCACAAAAGCGGTTGAATTGCCCGAAGTTCCCACCTCGCCCGTACGCGTCATAATCACGGCAATATCGCCAGAAATCGCGTGTGTAATGAAGTTTTTCGCTCCATTAATCACCCATTCATCGCCATCTTTCACGGCTGTGGTACTCATTCCTCCCGCATCAGATCCCGTATTGTGTTCTGTAAGCCCCCAAGCACCTAGCACTTGTCCAGATGCCAATTTTGGAATCCATTTTTGTTTTTGCTCCTCGTTCCCAAAAGTCAAAATATGATTAGTACAGAGTGAGTTATGCGCCGCCACCGACAATCCAATGGAAGGATCTACTTGAGAAATCTCGTCGATAATGTCCACATACTCCTCATAACTCAAGCCCGAACCGCCTAATTCTTCTGGCACTAATACGCCCATACAGCCCATTTCGCCCAATTCTTTAAACAATTCTACAGGAAAATGTTGTGCCTCGTCCCACTCCATCACATGGGATTTAATTCTTTGTTCGGCAAAACTTCTAATGGCTTCTACAATGATATTTTGTTCTTCTGTTCTTTCTCTCATTTTCTCAAAATTTTCAATCAAATTTTAATATATATTGATTTTTTAGCTGGGTTAAAAGTTCGATATTATCAATCTTCAATTTTTCAAAATCTGCGACTGATTCAAACTTGCCCATAAAACTCCGAAATTTAAGAATATTTTTAGCATCTGCCTCACTAAATCCTATTTTTAACCAATCTTTTAAAGTCATTTCATTGGGATACAAAATCATATTTTGCTGCTTTTTCTGAGGTGCAGACTTCGTTTTGGGCAGAATAATAAAATCTTTTATTTGATTAAATTTAAAATCATTAATAACATAGCAATCCTTAATTTGTTGTAAATTCTCAAATTCACCGCCCAAAATTTTATCTCTGTACTTAATTATAGCTTGGGCTTGTTTTTCTGAAAAGCCCAGCTGTTCCCATCCTTTTTGATCTAATGAATTCGGATTAAACTTTGAAATTTCAGGGCGTTTTTGCTCTCTAAAAGTCTTGGGCGTTTTAAGCTCGGCAGACACGGCTACCTTCCTCAACTGAATGTATGGCAAAAGCTCCTGAAACTTTTTCTCACTCACTACATAGCATTTAGCAAAATCCTCTGGCGTGCTAAAATTTCCTCCCAGCGAATAACGGTACTTTTCTATGATTTCCGCCTGCTTTTTTGAAAAGCCTAATTCCTGAAAGCCCGCTGCATCTAAGGCATTCGGGTTAAATTTTTCTAAATGAACTTTGGGCGCTTTTTGCTCAATATTTTCAGTTTGGGCTAAATAATTTTGCACCTCGGCGGGGAGCGGCGAAACGCTGCCCTCTGGTAAAAATTGAGGTATAAATTCAAGCCCCAAAAGCCCTACAATAACCAGCAGACCAAGTGCAATGAAAGCTCCTCGCTGCTCCTTACTGACTGAAAAATGCTGAAAAAAATCCCTCAAAATGTGTTTTTTAATTATAAATCAAAGACTGATTTTCTTTTTTTAATAAAGCCATCTTTCACCCAAAGAAAAAATGCCATAATTAAATAAAAAACAAAGGTGATTCCTAATGTGGCAAAAGATAAATAAATGAAAAGCAAACGCAATTTGGCGGCACGCATTCCGAGCTTGTCCGAAATACGAGAAATTACCTCAAATCCGTGAGCTTCCATTTTGATTCTTAAATCGTCTAGCATGATTTTAAAACTTGATTTCCAATGTTACAAGATAAACATTTTTTGTGATTGCAAAAACTTTTTTTCAATTCTAGCAAGGCTTGGCTATCTTGTGCATTTTCAATTTTAATTCCTAAATTTTTAAAATTCAATAAAATAGAGTTTTCTTCGGCTGGAATTTCGGCATAAGCCTCTAAAAATTTTTCCACATCAAAATCGGCTTGATTTTTCTCAAATAAAAACAAAATCGGATACCAAACATTGATTAAGATTAAATGAATCAACGATTTGGATATTTTTTTAGTCGTTTTTCGTTTGCTTTCTACGCCTATTTTATAATGATTATCCCAATATTCGCTCGTGGAAAATCGCTCAAAAATGGTGTAAAATTCTTTTAAATTCCGTGCCGATTGTAGCAAAGAAAACATTTGGTGCGTTTTGCAATAAATCCCTGCTAATTGTGCAATCCTCAGCGTAGGAAAGCTCGGCGGGCGCAATCGTAAAAACTTAAATAAATGATTGGAAACGGGCGACAATTGATGTTTATGCCGAATAAAATCATAGGATTTTTTCAACGCAATGCTATAATCATCTTGTGGCTCTTCCAGAAATCCCGCTTGCCCTAAAAGCAATGCCTCGGCTTCTCCATGATTGGCACGCAACACTCTGAAAGGAAAGGATTTAGCCAAAATCCGCATAGGCTCAACATTGATTTTCAGACCAAATGCATAGCTTAATTCTTCAAACAAGAGAGCCTCCCAATCGCCTTTTAGAAACTTCAATCGCTGATTAAGCTGCTCTGCTTTGCGCTCTAATCTGCTGATGAATAGGCGCTCGGTAAAAGTTTTCAGATAAAAGGAATCTAGTGTGCCTATGAATTTT
This Ornithobacterium rhinotracheale DNA region includes the following protein-coding sequences:
- a CDS encoding thioredoxin family protein, with translation MGLFNIFSSKNKSIKALEINEANFNQEIAESNLPVVLDFYASWCQPCQVMSSLITRLVKENQDLAQKVKVGKVDIEANPRLAEMFKIRSTPSLLFIHKQSVLERSSGLLPYNELLQKIQDFAEDFETED
- a CDS encoding acyl-CoA dehydrogenase family protein encodes the protein MRERTEEQNIIVEAIRSFAEQRIKSHVMEWDEAQHFPVELFKELGEMGCMGVLVPEELGGSGLSYEEYVDIIDEISQVDPSIGLSVAAHNSLCTNHILTFGNEEQKQKWIPKLASGQVLGAWGLTEHNTGSDAGGMSTTAVKDGDEWVINGAKNFITHAISGDIAVIMTRTGEVGTSGNSTAFVLEKGMPGFTSGKKENKLGMRASETAELIFDNVRVPDSHRLGNVGDGFRQALAILDGGRISIAALALGIAKGAYKAALQYAKERKQFGQPIANFQAINFRLAEMATKIHASELMILKACEMKQKNLKMTKEGAMAKWYASESCVEIATDAVQIFGGYGYSKDFPVEKFFRDSKLCTIGEGTTEIQKLVIGREILK
- a CDS encoding DUF2851 family protein: MISEAFLYYIWKFKLWSKEAPLLSTEGEQIEVISPGERNENAGPDFTNAKLKINGILWVGNVEIHIKSSDWIQYKHQQDDNYQNIILHLVFEDDYSASLGAFPTLELKKYLPQATIERYQNLQENFNFIPCEKFIGTLDSFYLKTFTERLFISRLERKAEQLNQRLKFLKGDWEALLFEELSYAFGLKINVEPMRILAKSFPFRVLRANHGEAEALLLGQAGFLEEPQDDYSIALKKSYDFIRHKHQLSPVSNHLFKFLRLRPPSFPTLRIAQLAGIYCKTHQMFSLLQSARNLKEFYTIFERFSTSEYWDNHYKIGVESKRKTTKKISKSLIHLILINVWYPILFLFEKNQADFDVEKFLEAYAEIPAEENSILLNFKNLGIKIENAQDSQALLELKKSFCNHKKCLSCNIGNQVLKSC
- a CDS encoding HesB/IscA family protein → MIKVSQQAKTKLEQLLAEEGKSFENAYVRVGVISGGCSGLSYNLSFDTEKTENDKLFEDNGARILVDKKSFLYLVGTTLEYSGGLNGKGFVFNNPNANRTCGCGESFSL
- a CDS encoding DUF6263 family protein; its protein translation is MKKSIIALSIVTLAFSCKKENTTTTTNETTKTEVKKEVPAEAFTKNAQDEYVFAFNLEEGKTYPFSLTNNATMTQSNGKQSQTVKQTSTTALDYTVAQVKDSTYVLDVKFTRFKEENKNDKKTIGFDTDAEKPTDKGAARQWEFNKAIVGKVFKMEITRNGKVIDVTNLLPVRNAVKEELKKDLSKEEQDGLDQVLSQTLNITAIQTIFDESTSFYPKKAVKLGEKWSKSEGTDKAKSTMNYTLTSIDNGVVDIKIDGSSKGSDSQSNPQGVKLYRSLEGSVDGLAKLDQKSGWISSADIKRKEVVRETQEYQGQKMNFSSTTNTHTEINNK
- a CDS encoding YfhO family protein; translation: MKLNKNIIFGLISIVLIALVALAYNMPVISGNQALLQPDIVNYKGSAESMHQYQKATGENVYWSDAMFSGMPTYQTGASYQYNVIKKIDQVLRFLPRPADYMFLLLAGFFILGLVLFKNWKYALMGAFLFGLGTYFVIIIEAGHNSKAHAIAYFAPLAAGIILLFKRKYILGLLLTTLFMALELNANHPQMTYYFGFVMGLFVIFEGVEAFKQKQIKAFGISLGLSVVALFLALGLNSTNYLATYEYGKLSTRGKNNVTLLQNEHSNHAGLNKDYITAWSYGKLETLNLFIPNFMGGGSTEPETYKKNLQESVQQAAGEVAAQYAAQNPQAKYEEIYPQALASMSQNISAIPTYWGDQPFTSGPAYQGAVVVFLFILGLFLVKGRYKWWLLSATLLSFILAWGKNFMPITDFFINFVPFYDKFRAVSSILVMAEFTMPLLGALAVYRYFKDKTLSEETKKKILYYAGGGVVAFLVILYVAGGSMFSFTSEIDAQLPQAMAKGIKADRIAMFKADTLRTIIFVVLTLGLFLLYQFKVLKHKEIVIAGIAILSLIDVWGVDKRYLNDENFIPAQWVKNPFPTQMTDRMMQAAQGNPMVMQIAYKIPMNSVLNQIKENDKGHYRVFNRAVNTFNDASTSYFVNAIGGYHGAKLQNYQNIIDVYFTSDSIQKKQLGLSNRSLENILNMLNTRYVIVGNPQEPQVMKNPNPAGNAWFVQQVLEAKDDNESIVKIGQIDIKNQAVVNNFSANKNYSSANANIELTKYLPFEIHYTSENANDGFAVFSEVFYDKGWQASIDGKEAPIVQTNYFLRGLEIPKGKHEIVFKFEPKSIQLGSTITLASNVIFALLILGSGFYFYKKRKEKNA
- a CDS encoding ComEA family DNA-binding protein, producing MRDFFQHFSVSKEQRGAFIALGLLVIVGLLGLEFIPQFLPEGSVSPLPAEVQNYLAQTENIEQKAPKVHLEKFNPNALDAAGFQELGFSKKQAEIIEKYRYSLGGNFSTPEDFAKCYVVSEKKFQELLPYIQLRKVAVSAELKTPKTFREQKRPEISKFNPNSLDQKGWEQLGFSEKQAQAIIKYRDKILGGEFENLQQIKDCYVINDFKFNQIKDFIILPKTKSAPQKKQQNMILYPNEMTLKDWLKIGFSEADAKNILKFRSFMGKFESVADFEKLKIDNIELLTQLKNQYILKFD
- a CDS encoding PspC family transcriptional regulator, with protein sequence MLDDLRIKMEAHGFEVISRISDKLGMRAAKLRLLFIYLSFATLGITFVFYLIMAFFLWVKDGFIKKRKSVFDL
- a CDS encoding HAD family hydrolase, with the protein product MNIDTIIFDFGGVLVDWNPRYVFKKYFDNEEEMEWFLANVCTNEWNMEQDRGRSFAEATKILQNQFPEHSEMIAKFYGEWEDMLKSDIPGTVEILKELHQKYPLYGLTNWSAESIDIAYNRYDFFSLFKGIVVSGEEKLIKPEPEIYQVLLNRYDLTPEKCLFIDDNLDNVKAAQAQGINAIQFTTPEKLRKDLEDLNLL
- the sufB gene encoding Fe-S cluster assembly protein SufB — its product is MSKYTEDDLRVELESGKEYEFGWTTDVEYEEFPKGLNEDIIREISKRKNEPEWMTEWRLEAYRIWLTMEEPEWANVNYEKPDFQAIQYYAAPKKQKQLNSLDEVDPELLKTFEKLGISLEEQKRLSGVAVDAVIDSVSVKTTFRETLAEKGIIFMSISEAIKEHPDLVKKYLGKVVPRGDNFYAALNSAVFSDGSFCYIPKGVRCPMELSTYFRINQAGTGQFERTLVVADEGSYVSYLEGCTAPQRDENQLHAAVVELIAMDDAEIKYSTVQNWFPGNENGKGGVYNFVTKRALAEKNAKVSWTQVETGSAVTWKYPSCILKGDNSIGEFYSIAVTNNYQQADTGTKMIHLGKNTKSTIISKGISAGRSQNSYRGLVKVAKNASNARNFSQCDSLLMGNKCGAHTFPYIDIKNSTAKLEHEATTSKIGEDQIFYCNQRGIDEEKAIALIVNGFSKEVLKKLPMEFAVEAQKLLEISLEGSVG
- the trpS gene encoding tryptophan--tRNA ligase; this encodes MRVLTGLQSTGTPHLGNILGAILPAIEMAKDEKNESFLFIADLHSLTQIKDAEVLKENTYQTAAAWLALGLDTSKSVFYRQSDVPQCTELTWYLLNFFSYQRLTLAHSFKDKAGRLDDVNGGLFTYPILMAADILLYDANVVPVGKDQMQHLEITRDVASRFNHLMGETFVIPEGKTNETTMYIPGLDGEKMSKSRGNYINVFLPAKQLRKQIMSIQTDSTPLEEPKDYESCNVFNLYKTMASESQIAEMKENYTRGGYGYGHAKQALFELITEKFGEAREKFDALLANRSEIDEALAQGAEKASVIADETLKRVREKLGYINK